The Arthrobacter sp. OAP107 DNA segment GCCGGTAGATGAGCTGTTGGGTGTGGCCGTCGAGCGTCCGGCTCTCAATCAGCTCGAGGTCAAAGTCGGCGGCACCCTGGAAGATCGGTTCTTCTCCGGTCTGGCCGGTGATCACTGGGAAGACCGTCACCTGGACACGGTCCACCAGACCCGCGGCCATCAGTGCCCTGTTCATGGACAGGCTGCCGTGGGAGCGCAGCGGCACATCCGACTCCTCCTTGAGCCGGGTGACCACGTCGATGGCGTCGCCACTCACGACAGCTGCGTCCGGCCAGTCGAGCGGTTCCTGCAGCGTTCTCGATACCACGGTTGCCGGCAGATTCGTCATGCGCGTGACCCAGGGGTCCCGGACGTCGGAGTCCTCGCTGCTCGAGGCCAGCATCCGCGCGAACGCACGGTACGTGTTGGCGCCAAAGACCATCCGCTGCTCCTCCCCGTAGAGGGCGAGGCGGTGTTCGAGAAGTTCGGGACCTTGCTTGCCCCAGTAGCCGCCCCAGTTGCCGCGGTTCGAGCCGAAGCCGTCGAGGCTGGAAAAGACGTCGAAGGTGTAGGTGGCGCTCATGCGGCTCTCCTCGAGTTCGGCCGATCGGGCTTGGGAATACAGATGTCACAGCGGGAAGAGCTTAGCTACCGAAGCGGAGGATGACTACCAGGCTGATGAGTGCAGCCACGCCAGCCAGAAGCATCGCAGCCCGGGGATTGCCAAAGTTCAGTGTCCACCCGAGACCAAACCGGCGCGGAACCATCAGGGCGTGGTCTTCGCGGTTGACATAGATCAGGCCGCCCCGCCAGTACTTGTCATCGTCGCGGTGGGCCAGACCGGTATCCCGTTCGCCCCCGAGAGGCTCCCGGTTGTGCCTGGCCATCGCTAGGACGGCCACGACAACTGCTGCCAGAACCGGGAGGACGATCACCAGCGGCGCCAACGGCGTAGCCGTCCCGGTCCACATCAGCAACGATGAACCCATCAAGCCCAGGTCGATCGCCCCTGCAAGTCCGAGCAGTGCCTTCGCGCCGAGCGCGGTGTACTGACGGTGCCAGCGCGCGGAGCCGACCGGGTGCCCCGGGTCGATGTCCGGCCGGCCGCGGAAGATGGCCGCTGCCATGCCTGCCAATAGCGCCGTCATTCCTATTTGCACGAACACGAGGGAAAAGGCGGTGCCCACCGACTTGGCCGCTATCCTGTCGGGTGCGCCGTTGGCCCCGTAGTGCACTACAAGCTGTTCGGGCATCGAGGGGAAGCTGACCACGCCGATAGTCATCGTGGCGAGAGTGAGGATCAGCGCCGGTGCAAGCCAGCGCCAGGGGAACCGCGGCGGATCCGTCCGCAGTCCGGTGTCCACAGCGATCCCTTGGCGCAATCCCTTGTACCATCCCCCGGCGGCTTTGGCGGCCCGGATCGCGTGATTGGCCAGAAAAAAGCAGCCGTACCAGACCGCGAGGAGCACCAGGACCGGCAACGGCAGCAGCCAGGCCTCACCCGTTGTCCCGTAGATGGCGACCCCGAGGCCGACGGCAAGGATTCCGCCGAGGAATACACGCCATCGGTAGATGCTCGTCTGCCGGACCACCACCGGATCGCCTGCGCGCTGGACCGGTACCCGGACTCCGAACGGGACGGTCGGACTGGTGATTGAGGGCAGCACCAGGGCCAGCGTTAGCAGCAGTGCCGATAGTGCGGAGCTCACGATGATGGCAACGGTCATGGCGTGTCCTCTGGATGTGGGGCACCAAATGAATCGAGTAGGGACCGGCAGGTTTCGAGAATCTCGGCGTCCGGCAGCCCTTTGGCGACTGCCTCGGCCAACAGGGTGCGTGCCCTTGCGGTCCACTCCGCGCGGAACGGCTGGTCCGCGACGGC contains these protein-coding regions:
- a CDS encoding DUF5808 domain-containing protein — protein: MTVAIIVSSALSALLLTLALVLPSITSPTVPFGVRVPVQRAGDPVVVRQTSIYRWRVFLGGILAVGLGVAIYGTTGEAWLLPLPVLVLLAVWYGCFFLANHAIRAAKAAGGWYKGLRQGIAVDTGLRTDPPRFPWRWLAPALILTLATMTIGVVSFPSMPEQLVVHYGANGAPDRIAAKSVGTAFSLVFVQIGMTALLAGMAAAIFRGRPDIDPGHPVGSARWHRQYTALGAKALLGLAGAIDLGLMGSSLLMWTGTATPLAPLVIVLPVLAAVVVAVLAMARHNREPLGGERDTGLAHRDDDKYWRGGLIYVNREDHALMVPRRFGLGWTLNFGNPRAAMLLAGVAALISLVVILRFGS
- a CDS encoding dihydrofolate reductase family protein, with the translated sequence MSATYTFDVFSSLDGFGSNRGNWGGYWGKQGPELLEHRLALYGEEQRMVFGANTYRAFARMLASSSEDSDVRDPWVTRMTNLPATVVSRTLQEPLDWPDAAVVSGDAIDVVTRLKEESDVPLRSHGSLSMNRALMAAGLVDRVQVTVFPVITGQTGEEPIFQGAADFDLELIESRTLDGHTQQLIYRPSLHV